GCTGATCGGGCAGTCCGGCGCCGGCAAGTCCACCCTCACCAACATGCTGGCGGAGGCGGAGGTGATGACGGTCCAGCAGACCCGCTCGGTCGACGAGAAGGGCCGGCACACCACCACCGCGCGCGAGCTGGTGCCGATGGCGCACGGCGGCGTCCTGATCGACACGCCCGGCCTGCGCGAGGTCGGCCTCTTCGGCGGCGAGGGCCTCGCCCAGGCCTTCTCCGAGGTCGGGGAGCTCGCCGAGGAGTGCCGGTTCCAGGACTGCGGCCACCACACCGAGCCCGGCTGCGCCGTCCAGGCGGCACTGGCGGACGGCACCCTCTCGCAGCGCCGCTGGGAGAGCTATCTCAAGCTGCAGCGCGAGAACGCGTGGATCGCCTCCCGGACGGACGCCCGGCTCGCCGCCGAGCGCCTGAAGAAGTGGAAGTCGATCACCTTGTCGTACCGGAACTCGGGCCTGCCGATGAAGCGCTGACCCGCGTCCGGCCGCCGAGCCGGTGAACCGTACGGCCGCCCCGGGGTGTCAGCTCCCCGGGGCGGCCGCAGGTCTTCGGCGCGCCGCTGCGGGCGGTGCCGGTGGTGGCCGCTCAGCGGGCGGGCAACTGCCCGGTGCGGATCACCTCGGCGTACCAGCGGGCGCTGTCCTTCGGGGTCCGGCGCTGGCTGGCGAAGTCCACGTGCACGATGCCGAACCGCTTGCTGTAGCCGTAGGCCCACTCGAAGTTGTCCAGCAGCGACCAGAGGAAGTAGCCGCGCACCTCGGCGCCGTCGGCCACCGCGCGCCGCACCGCGTCCAGGTGGCCGTGCAGGTAGGCGACCCGCTCGGGGTCGTGGACCGCGCCGGACGGATCGCTGTAGTCCTCGTACGCCGCGCCGTTCTCGGTGACCAGCAGCGGCACCCCCGGCAGGTCGTCGCGCAACCGGGTCAGCAGCTCGTACAGGCCGTCGGCGTCCACCGGCCAGTCCATCGCGGTGCGGCTGCCCTCGGCGGGCAGGAAGCGCACGCCCCGGTCGGCGGGCCACGGCGAGAGCGAGCTGGCGTGCCCGTCCAGGCGCGGGGCGGGCGCGTCCGGGTCGTCGGCGGCGACCACCGTCGGCGTGTAGTAGTTGATGCCCAGCGAGTCGATCGGGCGGGAGATCTCGGCCAGGTCGCCCTCCCGGACGAAGGACCAGTCGGTGACCTCCGCGGTGTCGGCGAGCACGTCGGCCGGGTAACTGCCGTGGAACACCGGGTCGAGGAAGATCCGGTTGGCCAGGCCGTCGATCCGGCGGGCCGCGTCCAGGTCGCCGGGCGCGTCCGAGAGCGGGCGCACGGCCGCCAGGTTGAGGGTCAGCGAGACCTGCGCGGTGGCGGGCAGTTCGGCGCGCAGCGCCGCCGTGCCCAGACCGTGGGCCAGCAGCAGGTGGTGGTGGGCCGTGAGGGCGGCCGCCGGGTCGGTCCGGCCGGGGGCGTGGATGCCCGCGCCGTAGCCGAGGAAGGCGCTGCACCAGGGCTCGTTGAGGGTGGTCCAGGCGGGGATCCGGTCGCCGAGCCGGCGGGCGGCCAGGGCGGCGTACTCGGCGAAGCGGTACGCGGTGTCGCGCTCGGTCCAGCCGCCCCGGTCCTCCAGGGTCTGCGGGAGGTCCCAGTGGTAGAGCGTGGCGACCGGCGTGATGCCGCGGGCGAGCAGTTCGTCCACCAGCCGGTCGTAGAAGTCCAGGCCCTCCTCGTTCGCCGGGCCTTCGCCGGCCGGCTGGATCCGCGGCCAGGCGAGCGAGAACCGGTAGGCGCCCAGGCCGAGTTCGGACATCAGCGCGACGTCCTCGCGGAAGCGGTGGTAGTGGTCCGCCGCGATGTCCCCGGTGTCCCCGTTGCGGACCTTGCCGGGTGTGCGGCTGAAGGTGTCCCAGATCGACGGGCTGCGGCCGCCCTCGCTCGCGGCACCCTCGATCTGGTAGGCGGCGGTGGCCGCGCCCCAGAGGAAGCCGGGCGGGAAGGCCGGGCCGGCCGGCTGCGCTGCGCCGGTCGCGGGCCGGGCCAGGGCGGGTGTGGGCAGGGCTTCGACGGACATGTCGCCTTCCAGAGATGAGAGTTGGGACGGGGGTCGGCGCAGGGACGCTCGGCCTCGGGGCGGCGGCCGCCGGGCCGTGGCCTGCGGGGGCGCCGGCTGCCGGGGTGGTGGACACCCGGCACCGGGGCCGGGCGGCCCGGCCGCGAAGGCCGGAGCCGGGGCACCCGGCCGGACCGCTCAGCCCTTGACGGCGCCCTGCATGATGCCGCCGACGATCTGGCGGCCGAGCAGTGCGAAGACCACCAGCACCGGGAGAGTGCCGATCAGGGTGCCGGCCATCACGATCGACTGGTCCTGGACGTAGCCCTGGCCCAGCGACCGCAGCGCGACCTGCACCGTCGGGTTCTGCGAACTCAGCGCCACGATCGGCCAGAAGAAGTCGTTCCAGGTGGCCATGAAGGTCAGCATCCCGAGCACCGCCATACCCGGACGGGCCACCGGCAGCACGATCGACCAGAAGATCCGCAGGGACGAGGCGCCGTCCACCCGGGCGGCCTCGATGAGCTCGTCCGGCAGCGCCTGGATCAGGAACTGCCGCATGAAGAACACCCCGAACGCGGACACCAGCGAGGGCAGGATCACCGACGGGAGCTTGTTCTGCAGGTCCATCTTCACGATCACCATGAACAGCGGGATGACCCCCAGCTGCGGCGGGATCATCATGGTGCCGACCGTCACGGCCAGCAGCAGGCTCCGGCCCCGGAAGCGCAGTTTCGCGAAGGCGAAGCCGGCCAGCGTGGAGGAGAGCACCACGCCCAGCGTCACCGTGCAGGCGACGATCAGCGAGTTCACCAGCGCGGTGCCGATGGCGGCCTGCCCGAGCGCCTCGCCGATGTTGTGGAAGAGGTTCGAGCCGGGGGTGAGCGCCGGACTGGCCGAGCTCATCTCCGCGTTGGTGCGGCTGGCGCCGACCAGGGTCCAGTAGAACGGGAAGACGAACAGCACGGTGGCGCCGATCAGGACGGCGTACGCGAGCGGGCCGCCCTGCAGCGGTGAGCGCCGGCCCGTCCCCGGGCGGCGTCGCCCCGGCTTCTGCAGCTGAATGGTCGTCATGTCACTCACCGGTCCGTACGGTTGCGCCGGGCGGCGATCGCCGCGTTGGCCAGGGCCAGCAGCACGATCAGCAGGAACATCACCCAGGCGACCGCGGCCGCCCGGCCGAGGTGGAAGAAGCTCCAGCCCTGCTCGTACATGTAGAGGCCGAGGGTCTGGTACTGGTGCGAGATCCCGCCGCCGGCGTTGCCCTCGTAGAGCAGTGGTTCGCCGAACAGCTGGGTCGCGCCGATGGTGGAGACCACCACCGTGAAGATGATGGTGGGCCGCAGCCCGGGGACGGTCACGTGCAGGAACTGCTTCCAGCGCGAGGCGCCGTCCATCGCCGCGGACTCGTACAGCTCGTGCCCGATCGCCTGCATGCCGGCCAGGTAGATCAGCGCGTTGTAGCCCGTCCAGCGCCAGGTCACGACGGCCGAGACGCCGATCTGCGAGGCCCAGGTGTCCGCCTGCCAGTCCACCGGGTTCAGCCCGACGCTGCTCAGCGCCCAGTTCAGCAGCCCGTAGTCGCGGCCGAAGAGCTGCGCGAAGACCAGCGTGGCGGCGGCCACCGAGGTCGCGTACGGCATCAGCATCGCGACCCGGAAGAACGTCCGCCCGCGCAGCTTGTAGTTCAGCAGGTGGGCCAGGCCCAGCGCCATCACGAGCTGCGGGACGGTGGAGAGCACCCCGATGGTGAAGGTGTTGCGCAGCGCGTTCCAGAAGAACGGGTCCTCCAGCAGGCGGGTGTAGTTCTGGAAACCCACCCAGTCCATCTGCTGGGAGGTCTGCAGCTCCACCCGGTGCAGCGACACGTACGCCGTGTACAGCAGCGGGAAGAGGCCGAAGGCCGCGAACAGGGCGAAGAACGGCGCCAGGTAGCCGTAGGGCGCGGCGCGGGCGCCCCAGCGGGCGCGGGGCCGGCGCTCGGCCGCGGGGGCGGCCGGGCGAGGGCTTCGGGTGGTGGTGATGGCCATGATGGTCCTTCGGTGAGCCGGGCGGCCCGGCCCGGTGGGGTGGGCCGCCCGGTGATCCGGCGTCAGTTCCCGCTGGCCTTCTTGATGTTGTCCATGGCGTGCTGCCAGGCGGCGTCCGGCGCGGTGCCGGTGCGCTCCACCTCGCCGAGGGCGTCGGTGAACGCCTTGCCGATCACGCCGTCCTCGGTACCGAGCACCTGCGCGGGCATCGCGCCGGCCGACTCGCTGAAGATCTGACCGATCGGGGCGTTGTTGAAGTACGGGTCCTGGAGGGCCTTGATCTCGCCCTGCGCGGCGGTGCTGGAGGGGAACGAGCCCTGCTTGGTGAAGAGCTTGACCTGCTGCTCCTTCGCGGTCAGCCAGCTGATCAGCTCGGCGGCCTCCTTCTGGTGCTTGGAGGTCTTCGGGATCGCCAGGTACGAGCCGCCCCAGTTGCCGGTCTTGCCGGGGCCGGCGGCGATGTCCCACTTGCCGGCGAACGCGTCGCCGGCCTGGCCCTTGATGTAGCCGATCATCCAGGCCGGGCAGCTCAGGGTGGCGAACTTGCCGGTGGAGAAGGCCTTGTTCCACTCCGGGGTCCACTGCGGCAGCTTGGCGGACAGGCCGTCGGCGACCAGCTTGGCGGAGTCGGCCCAGGCGGTCTTCACGGCCGGGTTGCTGTCGTACACCGGCTTGCCGGACTCGTCGGCGTAGCGCACCTTCTGCTGGCCGACCTCGGCGGTGAACATGCCGGCCGCGCTGTCGGTCCACTTGTTCCCGTCGGTGGCGGTGCCGGGCTGCGCCTTGGCGACGTACTCCTTGCCCAGCGCGAGGTACCCCTCCCAGCTGGACCACTTGGCGGCCAGCTCGGTGCGGTCGGTGGGCAGGCCGGCGGCCTTGAAGAGGTCGGTGCGGTAGCAGATCGCCTCGGGGCCGATGTCG
The sequence above is a segment of the Kitasatospora sp. NBC_00240 genome. Coding sequences within it:
- a CDS encoding extracellular solute-binding protein, encoding MPTRARRTATSLGTAALAAMLLLTACSSGSSGGSTDAADGKVTLTVDLFGTFGFKETGLYDEYTKTHPNVTVKQSDTQDEGQYWQALQTKLAGGGGLADVQGLEVGRIASVMQKQADKFVDLKTVGAGAVNDGLVPWKAAAVKSADGKVLAAGTDIGPEAICYRTDLFKAAGLPTDRTELAAKWSSWEGYLALGKEYVAKAQPGTATDGNKWTDSAAGMFTAEVGQQKVRYADESGKPVYDSNPAVKTAWADSAKLVADGLSAKLPQWTPEWNKAFSTGKFATLSCPAWMIGYIKGQAGDAFAGKWDIAAGPGKTGNWGGSYLAIPKTSKHQKEAAELISWLTAKEQQVKLFTKQGSFPSSTAAQGEIKALQDPYFNNAPIGQIFSESAGAMPAQVLGTEDGVIGKAFTDALGEVERTGTAPDAAWQHAMDNIKKASGN
- a CDS encoding carbohydrate ABC transporter permease → MAITTTRSPRPAAPAAERRPRARWGARAAPYGYLAPFFALFAAFGLFPLLYTAYVSLHRVELQTSQQMDWVGFQNYTRLLEDPFFWNALRNTFTIGVLSTVPQLVMALGLAHLLNYKLRGRTFFRVAMLMPYATSVAAATLVFAQLFGRDYGLLNWALSSVGLNPVDWQADTWASQIGVSAVVTWRWTGYNALIYLAGMQAIGHELYESAAMDGASRWKQFLHVTVPGLRPTIIFTVVVSTIGATQLFGEPLLYEGNAGGGISHQYQTLGLYMYEQGWSFFHLGRAAAVAWVMFLLIVLLALANAAIAARRNRTDR
- a CDS encoding carbohydrate ABC transporter permease: MTTIQLQKPGRRRPGTGRRSPLQGGPLAYAVLIGATVLFVFPFYWTLVGASRTNAEMSSASPALTPGSNLFHNIGEALGQAAIGTALVNSLIVACTVTLGVVLSSTLAGFAFAKLRFRGRSLLLAVTVGTMMIPPQLGVIPLFMVIVKMDLQNKLPSVILPSLVSAFGVFFMRQFLIQALPDELIEAARVDGASSLRIFWSIVLPVARPGMAVLGMLTFMATWNDFFWPIVALSSQNPTVQVALRSLGQGYVQDQSIVMAGTLIGTLPVLVVFALLGRQIVGGIMQGAVKG
- a CDS encoding GH1 family beta-glucosidase; the protein is MSVEALPTPALARPATGAAQPAGPAFPPGFLWGAATAAYQIEGAASEGGRSPSIWDTFSRTPGKVRNGDTGDIAADHYHRFREDVALMSELGLGAYRFSLAWPRIQPAGEGPANEEGLDFYDRLVDELLARGITPVATLYHWDLPQTLEDRGGWTERDTAYRFAEYAALAARRLGDRIPAWTTLNEPWCSAFLGYGAGIHAPGRTDPAAALTAHHHLLLAHGLGTAALRAELPATAQVSLTLNLAAVRPLSDAPGDLDAARRIDGLANRIFLDPVFHGSYPADVLADTAEVTDWSFVREGDLAEISRPIDSLGINYYTPTVVAADDPDAPAPRLDGHASSLSPWPADRGVRFLPAEGSRTAMDWPVDADGLYELLTRLRDDLPGVPLLVTENGAAYEDYSDPSGAVHDPERVAYLHGHLDAVRRAVADGAEVRGYFLWSLLDNFEWAYGYSKRFGIVHVDFASQRRTPKDSARWYAEVIRTGQLPAR